Proteins co-encoded in one Spirosoma endbachense genomic window:
- a CDS encoding ATP-dependent helicase, whose product MVDYISGLNDPQREAVMHGDGPLMIIAGAGSGKTRVLTYRIAHLIENGVDPFRILSLTFTNKAAGEMRHRIEKVVGTEARNIWMGTFHSVFAKILRIEAKAIGYTSNFSIYDTDDSKSLLRSIIKEMALDDKVYRVNSVFGRISGAKNRLIGPDDYINNAVIQADDEGARMPHIGRIYKQYAIRCFAANAMDFDDLLFNTNVLFRDHLDILNKYQHKFQHVMVDEFQDTNVSQYLITRKLAAVHQNICIVGDDAQSIYAFRGANIENILNFQRDYGKENVKIVKLEQNYRSTKTIVQAANSIISRNKNQLEKHVFTDNEEGSLIEIIKASSDNEEGRLVASSIFEAKMNGSLTNNDFAILYRTNAQSRAFEEALRKVSIKYRIIGGLSFYQRKEIKDLIGYLRFTVNQQDEEAFKRIINLPKRGIGDTTVAKISVIAAEKEDSIWEIVADIGKHIAGRSTFAIESFATLIKSFKLLLDQKDAFEVASHIAKTSGLLKELYDDKTVEGLARYENVQELLNAIKEFVDNPDNEDKTLSAFLQSVSLLTTADEKEDDGDNDKVTLMTIHAAKGLEFKNVHIVGLEEDLFPSQMMLESRNDLEEERRLFYVAVTRAEKRLTMSYAETRYHYGRLKMCEPSRFLLEMDQQYLKVSKQRSAPSRLDFDRPERDKSESTSTGSMSFVRSLAQKTARSQTPQSAASHTPSPDFAPTSTADLAAGQRVEHAKFGFGTVKNVDVNGTERKATIQFETAGEKVLLLSFAKLRVVG is encoded by the coding sequence ATGGTTGATTACATTTCTGGATTGAATGACCCCCAGCGGGAAGCCGTGATGCACGGCGATGGACCGCTGATGATTATAGCTGGTGCCGGTTCGGGCAAAACACGCGTTCTGACGTATCGTATTGCCCACCTGATTGAAAATGGTGTAGATCCTTTCCGGATTCTGTCACTGACGTTTACCAATAAAGCAGCCGGTGAGATGCGTCATCGGATCGAAAAGGTTGTTGGCACAGAAGCGCGTAATATCTGGATGGGTACATTCCACTCCGTATTCGCCAAAATTCTGAGGATCGAAGCAAAAGCCATCGGCTATACCAGCAATTTTTCCATCTATGACACCGACGACTCTAAGTCGCTGTTGCGTAGTATTATTAAGGAAATGGCGCTCGACGACAAGGTTTACCGCGTCAATAGCGTCTTCGGGCGGATTTCGGGCGCTAAAAACCGGCTCATTGGTCCCGACGATTACATTAACAATGCCGTGATTCAGGCAGACGATGAGGGTGCCCGAATGCCTCACATTGGTCGCATTTACAAACAGTATGCAATTCGTTGCTTTGCGGCCAACGCCATGGATTTCGACGATCTGTTGTTCAATACCAATGTGCTGTTCCGTGACCATTTAGACATTCTGAACAAATACCAGCATAAGTTTCAGCATGTTATGGTCGATGAGTTTCAGGATACCAACGTTTCGCAATACCTGATCACACGCAAACTGGCGGCTGTTCACCAGAATATCTGTATTGTCGGTGACGATGCCCAGAGTATTTATGCGTTCCGGGGCGCTAACATCGAAAATATCCTCAACTTTCAGCGCGATTACGGTAAAGAAAACGTCAAAATTGTCAAGCTTGAGCAGAACTATCGTTCCACCAAAACCATTGTGCAGGCGGCAAACTCCATCATTTCCCGCAATAAGAACCAACTTGAGAAGCACGTTTTCACCGATAATGAAGAGGGTTCATTGATCGAGATTATCAAAGCATCGTCGGACAATGAAGAAGGGCGGCTGGTGGCTTCGTCAATTTTTGAGGCCAAGATGAACGGATCGCTCACAAACAACGATTTTGCGATTCTCTATCGGACTAACGCGCAGTCGCGGGCGTTTGAAGAAGCGCTTCGGAAGGTGAGCATCAAGTATCGAATTATTGGCGGCCTGTCTTTCTACCAACGCAAGGAAATCAAGGATCTGATTGGCTATCTTCGGTTTACGGTCAATCAGCAGGACGAAGAAGCCTTCAAACGGATTATAAACCTGCCCAAGCGCGGCATTGGCGATACTACCGTTGCCAAAATCAGTGTCATAGCCGCCGAAAAAGAGGATTCGATCTGGGAAATTGTAGCCGACATTGGTAAGCACATTGCCGGACGGTCGACTTTCGCTATCGAAAGCTTTGCTACCCTGATTAAGAGCTTCAAACTACTTCTCGACCAGAAAGATGCCTTTGAAGTTGCTTCACACATTGCCAAAACGTCGGGTTTGCTGAAGGAGTTATATGACGATAAGACCGTTGAAGGGCTGGCTCGTTACGAAAACGTTCAGGAATTGCTGAATGCCATTAAGGAATTTGTCGATAATCCAGATAACGAAGACAAAACCCTCAGCGCATTTCTGCAATCGGTCTCGCTGTTGACAACGGCCGACGAAAAAGAAGACGACGGCGACAATGACAAGGTAACCCTGATGACCATTCACGCGGCTAAGGGACTCGAATTCAAAAATGTCCACATTGTTGGTCTGGAAGAGGATCTGTTCCCGAGTCAGATGATGCTCGAAAGCCGCAATGATCTGGAGGAGGAACGGCGTCTGTTTTACGTGGCCGTTACGCGTGCCGAAAAACGACTGACCATGTCTTATGCCGAAACCCGCTATCATTACGGGCGGCTGAAGATGTGTGAACCGAGCCGGTTTCTGCTGGAAATGGACCAACAGTATCTGAAAGTGTCAAAGCAACGTTCGGCCCCCAGCCGGCTGGACTTCGATCGTCCGGAGCGGGATAAGAGCGAAAGCACATCGACTGGTTCGATGAGTTTTGTGCGGTCGCTGGCGCAGAAAACCGCCCGGTCACAAACTCCTCAATCAGCTGCCTCGCACACGCCTTCGCCCGATTTTGCGCCTACCAGCACGGCAGATCTTGCGGCTGGCCAACGTGTTGAGCATGCTAAATTTGGGTTTGGAACGGTGAAAAATGTAGATGTTAATGGTACCGAACGTAAAGCGACCATCCAGTTTGAGACCGCCGGTGAGAAAGTGCTGTTGCTGAGCTTTGCGAAACTACGGGTGGTGGGGTAG
- a CDS encoding DUF3467 domain-containing protein translates to MTPPQQNPDGSIDVELSEEIAEGVYANLAMIAHSNSEFILDFIRLMPGVPKAKVKARIILTPEHAKRLLEALRENISRFEEAYGDINNPTDSFKFPTGGFGGPVGQA, encoded by the coding sequence ATGACTCCGCCACAACAAAACCCCGACGGCTCTATTGATGTCGAACTAAGCGAAGAAATCGCCGAGGGTGTATATGCTAACTTAGCCATGATCGCTCACTCGAACAGTGAGTTTATTCTTGATTTTATTCGTCTGATGCCGGGTGTACCCAAGGCTAAGGTGAAAGCCCGTATCATTCTGACTCCCGAACACGCCAAACGATTGCTGGAAGCCCTCCGTGAAAACATCAGCCGGTTTGAAGAGGCCTATGGTGATATCAATAACCCTACTGATAGCTTCAAATTTCCGACGGGTGGCTTTGGTGGACCCGTTGGGCAGGCGTAA
- the thiM gene encoding hydroxyethylthiazole kinase, with product MSQEAQLIWTYVEQIRAQAPLVHNITNFVVMNNTANALLALGASPAMVHAPEEVEDFVSISSALVVNIGTLDATFVAGMKLAMHRAKALGKPIVFDPVGVGATAYRNKVSEELLSLAAPTIIRGNASEIMALAGLNAQTKGVDSLYGSEAALEAAQRLSLVWGSVVVVSGATDYIIQGKRVATVKNGHPLMTKVTGMGCTATALIGAFSAVNANYFQAATHAMAVMGIAGEIATEKDSAPGSLQVNFLNALYELSEAAITNRLQLTQS from the coding sequence ATGTCTCAAGAAGCCCAACTGATCTGGACCTACGTCGAGCAAATTCGCGCTCAGGCTCCGCTTGTCCATAATATTACCAACTTCGTAGTGATGAATAATACTGCCAATGCACTGCTGGCGTTGGGAGCATCGCCCGCTATGGTTCATGCGCCGGAAGAAGTAGAGGATTTTGTGTCTATTTCAAGCGCTCTGGTCGTCAATATCGGTACACTCGACGCTACATTTGTGGCAGGAATGAAGCTCGCCATGCATCGGGCGAAAGCGTTAGGTAAACCCATCGTGTTCGATCCGGTTGGAGTTGGTGCAACGGCCTATCGAAACAAGGTTAGTGAAGAGTTATTGTCGTTAGCGGCCCCAACCATCATTCGGGGAAATGCTTCTGAAATTATGGCACTCGCTGGCCTGAACGCACAAACCAAAGGCGTTGACAGTTTGTATGGCTCAGAAGCTGCCCTAGAGGCAGCCCAGCGGCTAAGTTTGGTATGGGGCTCGGTGGTGGTCGTTAGTGGGGCTACCGATTATATTATTCAGGGTAAACGAGTTGCTACAGTAAAAAATGGGCACCCACTCATGACGAAAGTAACGGGCATGGGTTGCACAGCCACCGCTTTGATCGGCGCGTTTTCAGCCGTTAATGCCAATTATTTCCAGGCAGCTACGCATGCTATGGCTGTTATGGGTATTGCTGGAGAAATTGCGACTGAAAAAGATTCGGCTCCTGGTAGTCTACAGGTCAACTTTCTTAATGCGCTTTATGAATTATCAGAAGCGGCTATAACCAATCGGCTTCAACTAACGCAATCGTGA
- a CDS encoding sulfatase-like hydrolase/transferase: MKTVALYALLLFYSLSLWARNTVSMIPEKGKGPSTNHKTKLNILHIHADDFKADALHLLGNKDVHTPNLDKLVEKGFHFSRAYTMGSMIGAVCLPSRTMMLTGRSWLRIPGQKAAADNASDSNTFLPKVMEHTGYQTWHYGKGGNEFTAGVKAFQTNIIDEARGQQRAESSKNLADKTIEFLKTRSNNKESSPFYIYLAPPVPHDPRIAETKFHEMYQADTIKLSPSFMPLHPFDNGDMKVRDETLAPWPRTAQDTKKQLAEYYACITGLDYHIGRIFDALKESNQWENTIIIFSGDNGLSMGDHGLFGKQNLYEFGGMHVPLVFFGPGIPKGKSDALVYLMDVFPTIAGIGNAPLPDKVEGKPLMPIITGKSQKVRQLMYTGYKNCMRSIRNENWKLIRYPLINHTQLFDLENDPHELNDLSGQSSKKGLIEKMIKLLTQEMTTYADDAPLVVDKPLKKDWNPTADK, translated from the coding sequence ATGAAAACCGTAGCACTTTACGCATTATTGCTTTTTTATTCACTGTCATTATGGGCGCGGAACACCGTTTCGATGATACCCGAAAAGGGGAAGGGACCATCAACTAACCATAAAACAAAACTTAATATTTTACACATTCATGCTGACGATTTTAAAGCTGATGCTCTGCATTTATTGGGTAATAAGGATGTACATACACCTAATTTAGATAAGCTGGTAGAAAAAGGATTTCATTTTTCTAGAGCATACACCATGGGCTCAATGATTGGAGCTGTTTGTCTTCCTAGCAGAACCATGATGTTGACAGGCCGTTCCTGGTTAAGGATACCAGGACAAAAAGCTGCTGCGGATAATGCCAGTGACTCCAATACCTTTCTACCGAAAGTTATGGAGCATACGGGCTATCAAACTTGGCATTACGGTAAGGGGGGGAATGAATTTACAGCAGGTGTAAAAGCCTTTCAAACAAACATAATTGATGAAGCAAGGGGACAGCAAAGGGCTGAGAGCAGTAAAAATTTAGCTGATAAAACCATTGAATTCCTTAAAACACGTTCGAATAATAAAGAGAGCAGTCCATTTTATATCTATCTGGCTCCGCCGGTTCCTCACGATCCAAGAATTGCTGAAACCAAGTTCCACGAAATGTATCAGGCAGATACCATTAAACTTTCTCCTTCATTTATGCCGTTACATCCATTTGATAATGGCGACATGAAAGTTCGGGATGAAACACTTGCACCTTGGCCCAGAACAGCACAGGACACCAAAAAACAATTGGCTGAATATTATGCGTGTATTACGGGGCTTGATTACCATATAGGCCGAATCTTTGATGCCCTAAAAGAATCGAATCAGTGGGAGAATACCATAATCATCTTTAGTGGAGATAATGGTCTATCGATGGGTGATCATGGTTTATTTGGAAAGCAGAATTTGTATGAATTTGGAGGGATGCATGTTCCATTGGTGTTTTTTGGCCCAGGGATTCCAAAAGGCAAATCAGATGCATTGGTTTATCTAATGGATGTCTTTCCTACGATAGCCGGAATTGGTAATGCTCCATTACCGGATAAAGTGGAAGGTAAGCCACTGATGCCAATCATCACCGGAAAGAGTCAGAAAGTTCGACAGTTGATGTATACCGGATATAAAAACTGTATGAGATCCATCCGAAATGAAAATTGGAAATTAATCCGATACCCTTTAATCAATCATACCCAGTTGTTTGATCTGGAGAATGATCCACATGAATTAAATGACTTGTCTGGCCAATCGAGCAAAAAAGGTTTGATTGAAAAGATGATAAAATTATTAACGCAGGAAATGACAACATACGCTGATGATGCGCCATTAGTAGTAGACAAACCTCTAAAAAAAGATTGGAATCCGACTGCTGATAAATGA
- the rpsG gene encoding 30S ribosomal protein S7, which yields MRKAKPPKRYVLPDPKYKEVLVTKFVNNLMYEGKKSLAYSIFYDALDVVAKRTNESGLDTWKKALNNVMPSVEVKSRRVGGATFQVPTEVRADRKVAVGMKWLIRYARSRGEKTMVDRLAAEIVAAAKGEGAAVKKKDDTHRMAEANKAFSHFRF from the coding sequence ATGAGAAAGGCGAAACCGCCCAAGCGTTACGTGTTACCTGATCCTAAATATAAGGAGGTCCTCGTAACCAAATTTGTTAACAACCTGATGTACGAAGGCAAAAAGAGCCTGGCGTACTCCATCTTCTATGATGCACTTGATGTGGTAGCAAAACGTACCAACGAAAGTGGTCTGGATACTTGGAAAAAGGCATTGAACAACGTCATGCCATCAGTTGAAGTAAAAAGCCGTCGCGTCGGTGGAGCTACCTTCCAGGTGCCAACCGAAGTACGGGCTGATCGGAAGGTCGCGGTAGGCATGAAATGGCTTATCCGGTACGCTCGTTCGCGGGGTGAAAAAACAATGGTAGACCGGTTAGCAGCCGAAATCGTCGCAGCCGCAAAAGGTGAAGGCGCAGCTGTGAAAAAGAAGGACGATACGCACCGTATGGCTGAAGCCAACAAAGCGTTCTCGCACTTCCGGTTCTAA
- a CDS encoding OmpA family protein: MNANGTVAASLIFLLLSLTVSGQAGEPVRGRDSTKSTTASDTKVENIGNQVNSEYNEINPMISPDGKTLYFARISHPNNTHGVKGSQDIWYSDFDATSKKWGPARRMGFPLNKDEYNCAYSITPDGNTMLIKGQYVNGTYETRGFSISKRTASGWTPPQKIDIPNYVNMSKGQFDCGFMSADGKVLLMAFSEKKNSKEDDLYVSFRQKDGSWTKPMDLGSEVNTKFTETTPFLAPDGATLYFSSNREGGLGSNDIYVCKRVDKTWKHWSKPVNLGPKVNTDGYDAYYTLAASGDYAYLTTFKNTLGKGDIVRVKLADDQPTNQPGKLGGGDDIAGKSDITRPDPVALISGKVINQKTGKPIEARIVYQTLPDGAEAGEATSDPVTGEYKIVLPYGQKYSMRAIAKDFIAEGDNVDLTQTKGFQEIKGQELKLVPIEVGESVRLNNIFFDTGKAELRPESGPELDRLVTTLNEAPKLVIEVRGHTDNTGSNEINAKLSQDRADAVREYFISKGIEPDRVASKGFGETKPVATNDTDEGRQKNRRVEIAIVKK; this comes from the coding sequence ATGAATGCCAACGGTACTGTTGCCGCTAGTCTGATTTTTTTGCTGCTTTCCCTGACAGTCAGTGGTCAAGCCGGTGAACCTGTGCGGGGACGAGATTCTACAAAATCTACCACTGCGTCGGATACCAAAGTTGAAAATATTGGTAATCAGGTCAATTCAGAGTATAACGAGATCAATCCGATGATTTCGCCTGATGGCAAGACGCTTTATTTTGCCCGGATCAGCCACCCGAATAATACGCATGGCGTTAAAGGAAGTCAGGATATCTGGTATTCTGACTTCGATGCTACCAGTAAGAAATGGGGACCGGCCCGGCGCATGGGTTTTCCGCTCAATAAAGACGAATATAACTGTGCCTACAGCATTACGCCCGACGGCAATACAATGCTCATCAAAGGGCAATATGTGAACGGTACCTACGAAACGCGTGGCTTTTCGATTAGTAAACGTACGGCCAGTGGTTGGACTCCTCCGCAAAAAATAGACATCCCGAACTACGTGAACATGAGCAAAGGCCAATTCGACTGTGGGTTCATGTCGGCTGATGGAAAGGTGTTACTGATGGCGTTCAGTGAGAAAAAAAACAGCAAAGAAGACGATCTCTACGTTAGTTTTCGGCAGAAAGATGGCTCCTGGACAAAACCAATGGATCTGGGTTCAGAAGTGAATACCAAGTTCACCGAAACAACCCCGTTTCTGGCCCCAGATGGAGCAACGCTTTATTTTTCGAGCAATCGCGAAGGAGGGCTGGGGAGTAATGATATTTACGTCTGTAAACGCGTTGATAAAACCTGGAAACACTGGTCGAAGCCCGTTAATCTTGGCCCAAAAGTCAATACCGATGGCTACGATGCTTATTACACCTTAGCGGCCTCGGGTGACTACGCCTACCTGACGACCTTCAAAAATACACTTGGTAAAGGTGATATCGTCCGCGTAAAATTAGCGGATGATCAACCCACTAACCAGCCGGGTAAACTGGGCGGAGGAGATGATATAGCCGGTAAATCCGATATTACCCGTCCAGATCCAGTAGCGCTCATCAGTGGTAAGGTGATCAATCAAAAAACGGGTAAACCCATTGAAGCCCGAATTGTCTACCAAACATTGCCCGATGGTGCCGAAGCGGGCGAAGCGACTTCTGACCCCGTTACCGGCGAATATAAAATCGTGTTGCCTTATGGTCAGAAATACAGCATGAGAGCCATTGCCAAAGACTTTATTGCCGAAGGCGACAATGTAGATTTGACCCAGACGAAGGGATTTCAGGAGATAAAAGGCCAGGAATTAAAGCTGGTTCCGATCGAGGTAGGTGAGTCAGTAAGACTAAACAATATTTTCTTTGATACTGGCAAAGCCGAACTTCGCCCCGAATCAGGTCCGGAACTTGACCGTCTGGTGACTACGCTGAATGAAGCGCCTAAATTAGTGATCGAAGTTCGGGGGCATACCGATAATACGGGTTCTAACGAAATAAACGCTAAACTGTCTCAGGATCGCGCCGATGCCGTTCGCGAATACTTTATCAGCAAGGGAATCGAACCCGATCGAGTGGCCAGTAAAGGTTTTGGCGAAACCAAACCCGTTGCCACAAACGACACCGACGAAGGGCGGCAGAAGAACCGGCGGGTAGAGATTGCAATCGTTAAAAAGTAA
- the thiE gene encoding thiamine phosphate synthase, which translates to MSGLYLVTDSEVAQSAGHTLPFVVEEACRAGVKWVQLREKALSTRAFVALGVELKRITQAHSARLIVNDRTDVALAIDADGVHVGQDDMPYPLVRSLIGPDKIIGLSINNLSELPAAAGKDLDYFGIATIFPTGTKQDTSSLLGLEGLRAICNQTSLPTFAIGGIKASNIQDVIRAGASGVAVVSAICGHPSPYEATRELIQLIGT; encoded by the coding sequence GTGAGCGGGCTCTATTTAGTGACTGATAGCGAAGTCGCCCAGTCGGCAGGTCATACGTTGCCTTTTGTGGTTGAAGAAGCCTGCCGGGCCGGAGTGAAGTGGGTGCAGCTACGCGAAAAGGCGTTATCCACCCGCGCTTTTGTTGCACTTGGCGTTGAGTTGAAACGCATTACTCAGGCACACAGTGCCCGGCTGATCGTCAATGATCGGACTGATGTTGCGCTAGCCATTGATGCCGACGGCGTTCACGTCGGTCAGGATGATATGCCGTATCCGCTGGTCCGGTCATTGATTGGTCCTGATAAAATCATTGGGCTGTCTATCAACAATTTATCCGAATTGCCGGCTGCTGCTGGTAAAGATTTAGACTATTTCGGCATTGCAACCATATTTCCAACCGGAACCAAGCAGGATACGTCCAGTTTGCTTGGATTGGAGGGGCTCCGGGCGATTTGTAACCAAACTAGTCTGCCTACATTTGCCATAGGCGGTATAAAAGCCAGCAACATTCAGGACGTCATTCGGGCCGGTGCATCGGGAGTAGCTGTTGTATCGGCTATTTGTGGTCATCCGTCACCGTACGAAGCCACCCGCGAACTGATCCAACTTATTGGTACTTAG
- a CDS encoding DUF3887 domain-containing protein, which produces MKQVILLFVFALSTQAVSAQTADKAPTASALQMNTLDSLAKLSQQFINSNQPDSLYSLMGTAFKQQISLEKMKEIMGQFKSQLGKWDSLESQGVKDGIARYKATFTQSALDFYISQDKQGKIETFLFKPL; this is translated from the coding sequence ATGAAACAGGTTATTTTACTTTTTGTCTTTGCTTTATCGACACAGGCAGTTTCAGCACAAACGGCAGATAAAGCACCTACGGCTTCTGCGTTGCAAATGAATACGTTAGACTCGCTGGCTAAATTGTCGCAGCAGTTTATTAACAGCAATCAGCCAGATTCCTTGTATAGCTTGATGGGTACGGCATTTAAACAACAGATTTCTCTCGAGAAGATGAAGGAGATAATGGGTCAGTTTAAAAGCCAGTTAGGAAAATGGGATTCCCTGGAGTCGCAGGGCGTAAAAGACGGGATTGCCCGTTATAAGGCAACGTTTACCCAGTCGGCCCTCGATTTTTACATCAGTCAGGATAAACAGGGTAAGATTGAAACGTTTTTATTCAAGCCACTGTAA
- the thiD gene encoding bifunctional hydroxymethylpyrimidine kinase/phosphomethylpyrimidine kinase has product MKTYTRALTIAGSDSGGGAGIQADLKTFSALGCYGMSVLTALTAQNTKAVTAILSVPPAFIAEQLKAVLSDIGADAVKIGMLHSPEVIEQVARTLTEFGVTTIVLDPVMVAKSGDKLLQDEAIDALKTYLLPMAKVITPNLPEASVLLGRPVETAADMLPAAVELAKLSSGAILVKGGHLNSAESTDLLYVSAEEQHWFPTERIKTENSHGTGCTLSSAIAAGLAKGLSIVEAVAAAKVYLTQALQAGAVYRLGHGHGPVHHFFNVWQ; this is encoded by the coding sequence ATGAAAACATACACCAGGGCTTTAACGATTGCCGGTTCTGACAGTGGGGGAGGAGCGGGTATTCAGGCCGACCTTAAAACGTTTTCGGCACTCGGCTGCTACGGTATGTCGGTGTTAACGGCACTTACCGCTCAGAACACAAAAGCGGTAACGGCAATACTATCCGTTCCGCCCGCCTTTATCGCCGAGCAATTAAAAGCTGTTTTGAGCGATATTGGAGCTGATGCCGTTAAAATCGGGATGCTTCACTCGCCGGAAGTTATTGAGCAGGTCGCCAGAACGTTAACGGAATTTGGCGTAACAACCATTGTGCTCGATCCTGTAATGGTGGCCAAAAGTGGCGATAAACTCTTGCAGGATGAAGCCATCGACGCCCTGAAAACTTACCTTCTGCCTATGGCGAAGGTGATCACCCCTAATCTACCTGAAGCCAGTGTACTATTGGGTAGACCAGTAGAAACAGCAGCAGATATGCTACCAGCCGCTGTTGAGCTGGCAAAGCTAAGTTCAGGAGCCATTCTGGTAAAAGGTGGCCATTTGAACTCCGCTGAGAGTACAGACTTGCTTTATGTTTCTGCCGAAGAACAGCATTGGTTTCCAACCGAGCGGATAAAAACGGAAAATTCGCACGGAACAGGCTGCACACTTTCGTCGGCCATTGCTGCCGGATTAGCCAAAGGATTGTCTATCGTAGAAGCAGTAGCTGCCGCCAAAGTATATCTGACGCAGGCACTTCAGGCTGGAGCCGTTTATCGTCTGGGACATGGACACGGACCAGTTCATCATTTTTTTAACGTTTGGCAATAG
- a CDS encoding aldose 1-epimerase family protein, whose protein sequence is MTTLENHHLRVSIRPKGAELTSIFHKSTGIEHLWQADPSVWGWHAPNLFPVVGGCLNNQLLVDGKTYPIERHGFARQSIFETTESTATHAVFSLRSSESTRIHFPYEFEFQIIYELNGPALTVTYRVVNEDEKTVFFSVGAHPAFAVPFKPDEAYEDYFIEFEQTESLETHRLSSAGYFNGETKPVATEGNRLLLTKHLFDQDALVFKNLASRRVAIRTDKHAHSVTVDYPAFPYLGIWAKPGAPFVCIEPWLGCADSEGQQKPIEAKEAIQHVEAGHVFNASFTITIA, encoded by the coding sequence ATGACGACTCTAGAAAACCACCACCTTCGCGTATCCATTCGTCCTAAGGGAGCCGAATTAACGTCCATCTTTCACAAATCGACTGGTATTGAACACCTCTGGCAGGCCGACCCGAGCGTTTGGGGCTGGCACGCCCCAAATTTGTTTCCGGTAGTAGGTGGCTGCCTGAATAATCAGCTCCTGGTTGATGGGAAAACGTACCCGATCGAACGGCACGGGTTTGCCCGGCAATCAATCTTTGAAACAACGGAGTCTACAGCGACCCATGCTGTTTTTTCGTTACGTTCCAGCGAATCGACCCGAATACACTTTCCGTATGAATTTGAGTTTCAGATCATCTATGAACTGAATGGTCCTGCCCTTACGGTCACTTATCGGGTAGTGAACGAAGATGAAAAAACAGTCTTCTTCTCCGTTGGGGCGCATCCGGCGTTTGCGGTACCATTTAAGCCAGATGAAGCCTATGAAGACTACTTTATCGAGTTTGAACAAACTGAATCCCTGGAAACACATAGGCTGTCATCGGCGGGCTATTTCAATGGAGAGACAAAGCCTGTGGCGACCGAAGGAAACCGACTGTTGCTGACAAAACACCTCTTCGATCAGGATGCGCTGGTTTTCAAAAACCTGGCGTCCCGACGTGTTGCCATCCGAACCGATAAGCATGCTCACAGCGTAACCGTCGACTATCCGGCATTTCCATATCTGGGAATCTGGGCTAAGCCAGGTGCACCGTTCGTTTGTATTGAGCCGTGGTTAGGTTGCGCCGATAGCGAAGGCCAACAGAAGCCAATTGAGGCCAAGGAAGCCATCCAGCATGTTGAAGCTGGCCATGTATTCAATGCTTCCTTTACGATTACAATTGCATAA
- the rpsL gene encoding 30S ribosomal protein S12, which yields MPTIQQLVRKGREKLEFKSKSPALDACPQRRGVCTRVYTTTPKKPNSALRKVARVRLTNGREVNAYIPGEGHNLQEHSIVLIRGGRVKDLPGVRYHIVRGALDTAGVNGRLQSRSKYGAKRPKPGQAPAKGGKGAPPAKGKKK from the coding sequence ATGCCTACTATACAACAATTAGTGCGTAAAGGCCGCGAGAAGCTTGAATTCAAGTCGAAATCGCCGGCTCTTGACGCCTGCCCACAACGTCGGGGCGTGTGCACGCGTGTGTACACCACGACACCGAAGAAGCCAAACTCGGCTCTTCGTAAAGTTGCCCGGGTTCGCTTGACGAACGGCCGGGAAGTAAACGCCTACATTCCGGGCGAAGGCCACAACCTGCAGGAGCACTCAATCGTGCTGATTCGCGGTGGTCGGGTAAAAGATCTTCCGGGTGTTCGTTACCACATCGTTCGGGGTGCTCTGGATACGGCTGGTGTAAACGGTCGTCTGCAAAGCCGCTCGAAATATGGCGCCAAACGTCCAAAACCAGGTCAGGCTCCAGCTAAAGGTGGCAAAGGTGCACCGCCAGCAAAAGGCAAGAAAAAATAG